One genomic window of Oculatellaceae cyanobacterium includes the following:
- a CDS encoding RNA-guided endonuclease TnpB family protein, whose translation MLHKVVQVRLYPTSEQQILLAATFGCARWWWNYALNYCVEVYKETGKGLRQSALNALLPALKKAEDTCWLADCYSQVLQATTLNLTTAYKNFFEKRAGFPKFKSKHGKQSIQYPQNVKIVDGCVKLPGNIGIVKAKIHRPIEGKIKTVTVSKTPSGKYFASILIELEVENPTTTEGRIYGVDLGLKHFAVVTDGEKVSKYNNPKHLAKHEKNLKRKQKKLARKQKGSNSRNKYRKVVAKVYERVSNSRQDFLHKFSYKLVSDSQAVIVENLHVKGMVRNHNLAKAISDCGWGRFINFLSYKLERKGGKLIEIDRWFPSSKLCSNCFDQVSEMPLDIREWTCSSCGTHHDRDGNAAINIRAEGIRILQAEGSAVFAVGEEVRPKMGRKSNLRHSPLSTEAPAIVGTPI comes from the coding sequence GTGCTACATAAGGTTGTGCAAGTCCGTTTATACCCAACATCAGAGCAACAAATACTTCTAGCGGCTACATTTGGCTGCGCCCGATGGTGGTGGAATTATGCCCTCAATTATTGTGTTGAGGTTTATAAAGAAACTGGAAAAGGACTAAGGCAATCAGCACTCAATGCACTTCTACCAGCCCTCAAAAAAGCAGAAGATACCTGTTGGTTGGCTGATTGTTATAGCCAAGTTTTGCAAGCTACAACACTTAATCTAACCACAGCGTACAAAAACTTTTTTGAGAAACGTGCGGGTTTTCCTAAGTTCAAATCCAAGCATGGTAAACAGTCGATTCAATATCCTCAAAATGTCAAAATTGTAGATGGTTGCGTCAAACTTCCTGGCAATATTGGGATAGTAAAAGCCAAAATACATAGACCGATTGAGGGAAAAATCAAGACTGTTACCGTTAGCAAAACGCCGTCAGGTAAATACTTTGCATCTATTCTGATTGAATTAGAGGTGGAAAATCCAACTACAACAGAAGGCAGGATTTATGGTGTTGATTTAGGGCTGAAACACTTTGCAGTTGTCACTGATGGCGAGAAAGTGTCTAAGTATAACAACCCTAAACACCTTGCCAAGCATGAGAAAAACCTGAAGCGGAAGCAGAAAAAATTAGCCCGTAAACAAAAGGGAAGTAATTCTAGAAACAAGTATCGTAAAGTTGTCGCCAAAGTGTACGAACGAGTTAGCAACTCACGGCAAGATTTTCTACACAAATTTAGTTACAAGTTGGTCAGCGATAGCCAAGCTGTCATAGTAGAGAATCTTCATGTCAAGGGCATGGTACGCAATCATAATTTGGCAAAAGCAATATCTGATTGTGGATGGGGAAGGTTTATCAATTTCTTGTCTTATAAGCTAGAGCGCAAAGGTGGAAAGCTAATAGAAATTGATAGATGGTTCCCTAGTTCCAAACTTTGCTCTAATTGTTTCGATCAAGTTAGTGAGATGCCACTAGACATAAGAGAGTGGACTTGCTCAAGCTGTGGCACTCATCACGATAGAGATGGAAACGCAGCGATAAACATTAGAGCCGAGGGTATCAGGATTCTACAGGCGGAAGGTTCAGCCGTCTTTGCTGTAGGAGAGGAGGTAAGACCAAAGATGGGGCGCAAGTCAAATCTAAGGCACTCGCCATTGAGTACAGAAGCTCCCGCTATAGTCGGTACTCCGATTTAG
- a CDS encoding HD domain-containing phosphohydrolase, with the protein MILSQYPPNDKDDQDKFQELDHKVHLIEKLLAIGTALSGSHNLGELLYLILSKSREITFSDAGSVYLIDHNDAIPKLLFKVAQNDSQPINYFQEFAIPITPKSLAGYVALTGESLNLPDAYQLPHGVSYQMDRRFDLDYDYRTCSVMVLPMQNQDGEIIGVLQLLNRKVRPDILIAPENAVEVTQPYSQWEERVVRSLASQAAISIERNQLQQSIENLFDGFVKASVQIIEARDPSTAGHSERVADLTVRLSEEASAVTNGSLRSIYFNNRQLQEIRYAAILHDFGKVGVPENILIKEKKLYPEQLEIIRHRFALAQRTLEMECAQNKFKHLLEHPHHQHQDFAQTNGCNQCHQLQEFDNHLAQVIKKLNRYWQIILEVNEPEALQTNEFQALTEEALIELTDLSQYTYPDIDGELKPLIKPSEMLQLMIPRGNLTPSERLAIEAHVTHTYEFLKRIPWTKHLKNLPLIAAGHHEKLDGSGYPQGLKHQDIPIQTQILTVADIYDALTASDRPYKRRLSVETTLNILRQEASKNKINSDLVELFEQRQVFTVLGHTLTSE; encoded by the coding sequence ATGATTCTTTCTCAATACCCCCCTAACGATAAGGATGATCAAGATAAATTCCAAGAACTAGATCATAAAGTCCATTTGATTGAAAAACTTTTAGCAATTGGCACAGCACTTTCAGGTAGTCACAATTTAGGGGAATTATTATATTTAATCCTCTCTAAAAGTAGAGAAATTACTTTTAGCGATGCTGGCAGCGTATATTTAATAGACCATAACGATGCCATTCCTAAGTTGTTATTTAAGGTGGCGCAGAATGATTCTCAGCCCATCAATTATTTTCAGGAATTTGCTATACCTATAACTCCCAAAAGTCTTGCAGGGTATGTAGCACTAACGGGTGAAAGCTTAAATTTACCAGATGCCTATCAGTTACCGCATGGTGTTTCCTATCAAATGGATCGCCGCTTTGACTTAGATTATGACTACCGTACTTGTTCAGTAATGGTATTACCAATGCAGAACCAAGATGGGGAAATCATTGGTGTGCTGCAATTATTAAATCGTAAAGTTAGACCAGACATACTGATCGCACCAGAGAATGCAGTAGAAGTCACTCAACCTTATTCTCAGTGGGAAGAGCGAGTTGTGCGATCGCTTGCTTCTCAAGCAGCAATTTCCATAGAACGAAACCAACTACAGCAAAGTATTGAAAATCTGTTTGATGGTTTTGTCAAAGCATCTGTCCAAATAATTGAAGCAAGAGATCCCTCAACTGCTGGTCATTCTGAGCGAGTTGCAGATCTCACTGTACGCTTAAGTGAAGAAGCAAGCGCGGTAACTAATGGTTCATTGCGGTCAATTTATTTTAACAACCGCCAACTACAAGAAATTCGTTACGCTGCAATCTTACACGACTTTGGCAAAGTAGGTGTGCCAGAAAATATCTTAATAAAAGAAAAAAAACTATATCCAGAGCAACTAGAGATAATTCGTCATCGCTTTGCTTTAGCTCAACGCACATTAGAAATGGAATGCGCTCAAAATAAATTTAAGCATTTATTAGAGCATCCTCACCATCAACATCAAGATTTTGCACAAACTAACGGTTGTAACCAATGTCATCAGCTACAAGAATTTGACAATCACCTCGCTCAAGTCATCAAAAAACTTAACCGTTATTGGCAAATAATACTAGAAGTTAATGAACCCGAAGCTTTGCAGACAAATGAATTTCAGGCATTAACTGAAGAAGCTTTGATTGAACTCACAGATTTATCTCAATACACCTATCCCGACATTGATGGCGAACTAAAACCACTAATTAAACCATCAGAAATGCTTCAGTTAATGATTCCTAGAGGTAATCTCACCCCATCAGAACGTTTAGCCATTGAAGCTCACGTCACTCATACTTATGAATTTCTAAAGCGTATCCCTTGGACTAAGCATCTCAAAAATCTGCCCCTAATTGCTGCTGGACATCACGAAAAATTGGATGGTAGCGGCTACCCTCAAGGCTTAAAACACCAGGATATTCCCATTCAAACTCAGATTTTAACAGTTGCAGATATCTACGACGCGCTAACAGCTAGCGATCGCCCTTACAAGCGTCGTTTATCAGTAGAAACTACTTTGAACATCCTCCGACAAGAAGCCAGCAAAAATAAAATTAATAGTGATTTAGTTGAACTATTCGAGCAGCGCCAAGTTTTTACCGTCTTAGGTCACACCCTCACATCTGAATAA
- a CDS encoding DUF3082 domain-containing protein, whose amino-acid sequence MTNLTPNKNSVPTSTEATETLTSPLRCLTGAMISGGMAIALYSLTASIAQNFAAKPVTSSSTVAHNIAVAVRTLVTGTAALATGVFSLVTVGLVALAIQVVIQRFTKPSSTPSKE is encoded by the coding sequence ATGACTAACCTCACCCCGAATAAAAACTCAGTTCCTACTTCTACTGAAGCAACTGAAACCTTAACCAGTCCACTGCGTTGTTTAACTGGTGCGATGATTTCTGGAGGAATGGCGATCGCTCTTTACTCTCTTACAGCCTCAATTGCTCAAAACTTTGCTGCTAAACCAGTTACATCTAGCAGTACAGTTGCACACAATATTGCTGTTGCTGTTCGCACTTTAGTCACAGGTACGGCTGCATTAGCAACAGGTGTCTTTAGTTTAGTCACTGTTGGTTTGGTAGCTTTAGCAATCCAAGTTGTAATTCAACGCTTCACCAAACCGTCTTCAACACCATCAAAAGAATAA
- the ispE gene encoding 4-(cytidine 5'-diphospho)-2-C-methyl-D-erythritol kinase, producing MRSYSLIAPAKINLYLEILGDRADGYHELVMVLQSIDLADQIDLRSISTDTIRLHCDHPQVPVDKTNLAYRAAQLMVELFPKALAQYGGVEITLHKRIPVAAGLAGGSTDAAAVLVGIDLLWKLGLTHSELEELAAQLGSDVPFCLAGGTAIATGRGEQLSPLPDLDHLYVVLGKYRSLAVSTPWAYQTYRQQFGGSYVSDTVSLKSRSARVHSGPLVNAIAHKDEAQIGKLLHNDLEKVVLPAYPQVLQLREAFQSTGAATMMSGSGPTVFALVESQLQAEQIKEQVKTIMNHPDLDLWVARFCNTGIQVASSVKNN from the coding sequence ATGCGTTCTTACTCTTTAATTGCGCCAGCCAAAATCAATTTATATTTGGAAATTTTGGGCGATCGCGCTGATGGTTATCACGAACTGGTGATGGTGTTACAAAGCATCGACTTGGCAGATCAAATTGATTTGCGTTCCATTAGTACTGATACTATCCGCTTGCACTGCGATCATCCCCAAGTTCCTGTAGACAAAACTAACCTAGCTTATCGCGCCGCCCAGTTGATGGTTGAGCTATTTCCTAAAGCTTTGGCTCAATACGGCGGTGTAGAAATTACCCTCCACAAGCGTATCCCCGTAGCCGCAGGTTTGGCGGGTGGTTCTACAGATGCGGCGGCTGTATTAGTTGGGATAGATTTGCTTTGGAAACTAGGATTAACTCACTCAGAATTAGAAGAATTAGCAGCCCAGCTAGGCTCAGATGTGCCTTTTTGTCTTGCTGGTGGAACTGCGATCGCCACAGGTAGAGGTGAACAGTTATCTCCCTTGCCAGATTTAGATCATCTGTATGTAGTTTTAGGTAAATATCGCAGTTTGGCAGTTTCCACACCTTGGGCTTACCAAACATACCGACAACAGTTTGGCGGTTCCTACGTTTCTGATACAGTTAGTTTAAAATCCCGCTCTGCACGAGTACATTCTGGCCCACTGGTAAATGCGATCGCTCATAAAGATGAAGCGCAAATTGGTAAATTACTCCACAATGACTTAGAAAAAGTCGTCTTACCAGCTTATCCTCAAGTTTTGCAATTAAGGGAAGCGTTTCAAAGCACTGGCGCAGCAACTATGATGTCGGGATCTGGGCCAACAGTTTTTGCATTAGTAGAGTCTCAACTTCAAGCTGAACAAATTAAAGAGCAAGTTAAGACAATAATGAATCATCCTGATTTAGATTTGTGGGTAGCTCGTTTCTGTAATACAGGCATCCAGGTTGCTTCTTCTGTCAAAAACAATTAA
- a CDS encoding B12-binding domain-containing radical SAM protein, with the protein MRILLVYPIFPKTFWSYEKILELVDRKVLLPPLGLVTVAAILPQEWEFKLVDRNIRSVTEEEWAWADIVILSAMIVQKQDLLAQIREAKRRGKLVAVGGPFATSVPEQVEGAGVDFLILDEGEITLPMFVEAVNRGETSGTFRTTEKPDVTSTPVPRFDLLELNAYDMMSVQFSRGCPFQCEFCDIIVLYGRKPRTKTPAQLLAELDCLYNLGWRRSVFMVDDNFIGNKRNVKLLLKDLKVWMAEHKYPFTFDTEASIDLAQDAEMMQLMVESGFTGVFLGIETPDEESLQMTKKFQNTRNSLKDSVEAIIKAGLRPMAGFIIGFDGEKAGAGDRIVQFTEQAAIPSTTFGMLQALPNTALWHRLNKEGRLLEALEGDQMTLMNFTPTRPIQDIAKEYIDAFCTLYDPVRYLDRTYRCFLIMGKPSWKGEAQMPNWVVIKALFTILWRQGIKRETRFLFWHHLFSILKHNPGVFERYLSTCAHIEHFQEYRQIVREQIEAQLAQYLAQSVEKPSEAKVEALSI; encoded by the coding sequence ATGCGGATCTTACTGGTATATCCAATATTTCCCAAAACCTTTTGGTCATACGAGAAAATTTTAGAATTAGTTGATCGCAAAGTGCTGTTACCACCTTTAGGTTTAGTAACAGTAGCAGCAATTTTGCCTCAAGAATGGGAATTTAAGCTAGTTGATCGTAATATTCGCTCAGTCACAGAAGAAGAATGGGCATGGGCAGATATAGTAATTTTGTCTGCGATGATTGTCCAAAAACAAGATTTACTAGCGCAAATCCGGGAAGCAAAACGGCGTGGGAAGTTAGTTGCTGTGGGTGGCCCTTTTGCTACTTCTGTACCTGAACAAGTAGAAGGCGCTGGAGTAGATTTTCTAATTCTTGATGAAGGGGAAATTACTCTGCCAATGTTTGTTGAGGCAGTTAATCGGGGAGAAACCTCTGGGACTTTCCGCACTACAGAAAAACCAGATGTCACATCTACACCAGTTCCCCGCTTTGATTTACTAGAATTAAATGCCTACGATATGATGTCCGTGCAATTTTCGCGGGGTTGTCCCTTCCAGTGCGAATTTTGCGACATTATTGTGCTTTACGGTCGTAAACCACGTACTAAAACTCCTGCACAACTGTTAGCAGAATTAGATTGCCTCTACAACTTAGGTTGGCGGCGCAGTGTCTTCATGGTGGATGACAACTTTATTGGCAACAAACGCAATGTCAAATTATTGCTGAAAGATTTAAAAGTCTGGATGGCAGAACATAAGTATCCGTTTACGTTTGATACGGAAGCTTCAATTGACTTGGCGCAAGACGCAGAAATGATGCAGTTGATGGTTGAATCTGGTTTCACGGGCGTATTTTTGGGAATTGAAACGCCGGATGAAGAAAGTTTACAAATGACGAAGAAGTTTCAAAATACCCGCAATTCGCTGAAAGATTCGGTGGAAGCGATTATCAAAGCGGGATTGCGCCCAATGGCTGGGTTTATTATTGGGTTTGATGGGGAAAAAGCAGGCGCAGGCGATCGTATTGTCCAATTTACTGAACAAGCCGCAATTCCTTCTACTACCTTCGGAATGTTGCAAGCGTTACCCAATACCGCACTTTGGCATCGTCTGAATAAAGAAGGACGACTGCTAGAAGCTTTAGAAGGCGACCAAATGACGTTAATGAACTTCACGCCTACCCGCCCTATACAAGACATTGCCAAAGAATACATTGACGCATTTTGTACCTTATACGACCCCGTACGGTATTTAGATCGCACCTATCGCTGCTTTTTAATTATGGGTAAACCGAGTTGGAAGGGTGAAGCTCAGATGCCAAACTGGGTAGTTATCAAAGCGTTGTTTACTATTTTGTGGCGACAAGGGATAAAACGGGAAACTCGTTTCTTGTTCTGGCATCACTTGTTTAGCATTCTCAAGCATAATCCAGGGGTGTTCGAGCGTTACCTTTCTACCTGCGCTCACATTGAACATTTCCAAGAGTATCGCCAAATTGTGCGCGAACAAATTGAAGCTCAATTAGCCCAATATTTAGCGCAAAGTGTAGAAAAACCATCTGAGGCGAAAGTTGAGGCACTTTCAATTTAA